A single region of the Acidobacteriota bacterium genome encodes:
- a CDS encoding DUF1801 domain-containing protein: protein MSALKTQLNDANVEEFLAAVENDRRREDSFTVLELMKRVTGEKPRMWGTSIVGFGSYHYRYASGREGDWPRIGFSPRKQSLTIYVMPGFSNYDDLLSRLGKHRTGKSCLYVNKLADVDMDVLEQLMRSSLDAMREMYPD from the coding sequence ATGAGCGCATTGAAGACGCAGTTGAACGACGCCAACGTGGAGGAGTTCCTGGCGGCCGTCGAGAACGATCGCCGGCGCGAGGACAGCTTCACTGTCCTTGAGCTGATGAAGCGGGTCACCGGCGAGAAGCCCCGGATGTGGGGCACGTCGATCGTCGGTTTCGGCAGCTACCACTACCGGTACGCGAGCGGCAGGGAAGGCGACTGGCCACGCATCGGCTTCTCGCCCCGAAAACAGAGCCTGACGATCTACGTCATGCCCGGGTTCTCGAACTACGACGACCTGCTGTCACGACTCGGCAAGCACAGGACCGGCAAGTCCTGCCTCTACGTCAACAAGCTCGCCGACGTCGACATGGACGTGCTGGAGCAACTGATGCGCAGTTCCCTCGACGCGATGCGCGAGATGTATCCGGACTGA
- a CDS encoding enoyl-CoA hydratase/isomerase, which translates to MSYERILFEQDGSLATITLNHPEVLNATDARMVGELSDAVLRIRDPESGVRALLLTGAGRAFCSGANLSGRGGPAEGAVNPTARENLRNNYHPLLLSLRDLNMPIVTAVHGAAAGVGMSFALIGDLVCASKQAFFLQAFARIGLVPDGGATFMLPRLIGWGRAVELSMLAERLPADKAFEWGLVNRLYDDQESLMEGATELAQRLANGPRSLAMIRKAYWATWQNVYEQQLDLEARLQAEAGATEDSREGVLAFLEKRPAQFKGR; encoded by the coding sequence ATGAGCTACGAACGGATCCTGTTCGAACAGGACGGCAGTCTCGCCACGATCACGCTGAACCACCCGGAAGTGCTGAACGCCACCGACGCCCGGATGGTCGGCGAACTCAGCGACGCCGTCCTGCGCATCCGCGATCCGGAGAGCGGCGTGCGCGCCCTGCTGCTCACCGGCGCGGGCCGCGCTTTCTGTTCAGGCGCCAACCTCTCGGGCCGCGGCGGGCCGGCCGAAGGTGCCGTCAACCCCACTGCCCGCGAGAACCTGCGCAACAACTACCACCCGCTTCTGCTTTCTCTCCGCGACCTGAACATGCCGATCGTCACTGCGGTGCATGGCGCGGCCGCCGGCGTCGGCATGAGCTTCGCGCTGATCGGCGACCTGGTCTGCGCCTCGAAGCAGGCCTTCTTCCTGCAGGCGTTCGCCCGGATCGGACTGGTCCCGGACGGCGGCGCCACGTTCATGCTGCCGCGCTTGATCGGCTGGGGGCGCGCGGTCGAACTGTCCATGCTCGCCGAGCGTCTGCCGGCCGACAAGGCGTTCGAGTGGGGTCTCGTCAACCGGCTGTACGACGACCAGGAGTCGCTGATGGAGGGGGCCACGGAACTCGCCCAACGACTGGCGAACGGACCGCGCTCACTGGCGATGATCCGCAAGGCGTACTGGGCGACCTGGCAGAACGTCTACGAGCAGCAACTCGACCTGGAGGCGCGCCTCCAGGCTGAAGCGGGCGCGACGGAAGATTCTCGCGAAGGAGTTCTCGCGTTCCTCGAGAAGCGACCCGCGCAGTTCAAGGGCCGATGA
- a CDS encoding PQQ-binding-like beta-propeller repeat protein, which translates to MTATHARTALVAILVSGAAVAAQETIEWRHYAADRASTKYSPADRIDASNVSELDVAWRWVTPDGRVETRTLTGDLKGTPLMVNDTLYAVSAMNLVSAVDPTTGEELWTYDPKAYERGIPTHGGFTQRGIEYWEHRGMQRIVLVTGTHQLVSLDAKTGKPDLEFGEAGMVDMRGDIGRPDQMRETGANSPGIVCGDTVLMGMTIMDFSLTQEMPAGHIRGYDIRTGRKKWVFHTVPQGEEPGAETWHDESWRYSGNTNVWSWMSCDDETGWVYFGTGTPTSDYYGGHRHGDNLYAESLVAIDTATGEKKWHFQAVRHGLWDYDFPCAPILLDIEVDGKRIEAVAQVSKQAFTYVFDRKTGEPVWPIEERKVPESLVPGEWTAGTQPFPTRPPPFDRQGLRESDLIDFTLELNAKALEIYRKTLLGGPMFTPPTLAGENRRVMAQLPGQAGGANWGGAAVDPDSGVLFVPSQTRLGTMALIPPSERQPSDRDYLPAFTFPAGPEGLPLVKPPWSRLTAIDLNRGEIVWQTPLGDGPRDHPALADLDLGRLGAWPLAGLTPGWPMVTATLVFVVTSEQVPGTYQEGPGGFASRGPSTGFLYAFDKATGEEVWRTELPDTPGGSPMTYVVSGRQFIVVPVGNRGQEHSLVAYALPTG; encoded by the coding sequence ATGACCGCAACGCACGCACGCACGGCCCTCGTCGCAATCCTCGTGAGCGGAGCGGCCGTGGCGGCCCAGGAGACGATCGAGTGGCGCCACTACGCCGCTGACCGCGCCAGCACGAAGTACTCGCCGGCGGACCGGATCGACGCCTCGAACGTCTCGGAGCTCGACGTCGCCTGGCGCTGGGTCACTCCTGACGGCCGCGTCGAAACGAGGACCCTGACCGGTGACCTCAAGGGCACGCCGCTGATGGTGAACGACACGCTCTACGCCGTGTCGGCCATGAACCTCGTGAGCGCGGTCGACCCGACGACCGGCGAAGAACTCTGGACCTACGATCCGAAGGCCTATGAGCGCGGGATTCCGACTCACGGCGGCTTCACCCAGCGCGGCATCGAGTACTGGGAGCACCGGGGCATGCAGCGAATCGTGCTGGTCACCGGCACCCATCAACTCGTGTCCCTGGACGCGAAGACGGGCAAGCCCGACCTGGAGTTCGGCGAAGCCGGAATGGTCGACATGCGCGGCGACATCGGGCGACCGGACCAGATGCGCGAGACCGGCGCGAACTCGCCCGGCATCGTCTGCGGCGACACGGTCCTCATGGGCATGACGATCATGGACTTCTCCCTGACCCAGGAGATGCCGGCCGGCCACATCCGCGGCTACGACATCCGCACCGGCCGGAAGAAGTGGGTCTTCCACACCGTGCCCCAGGGCGAGGAGCCCGGCGCCGAGACCTGGCACGACGAATCCTGGCGCTACTCGGGCAACACCAACGTCTGGTCGTGGATGAGTTGCGACGACGAGACCGGATGGGTCTACTTCGGCACCGGCACGCCGACCAGCGACTACTACGGCGGCCACCGCCACGGCGACAACCTCTACGCCGAGAGCCTGGTCGCCATCGACACCGCGACCGGCGAGAAGAAGTGGCACTTCCAGGCAGTCCGGCACGGTCTCTGGGACTACGACTTCCCGTGCGCTCCGATCCTGCTCGACATCGAGGTCGACGGCAAGCGGATCGAAGCGGTAGCCCAGGTCAGCAAGCAGGCCTTCACGTACGTCTTCGACCGCAAGACCGGCGAACCGGTGTGGCCGATCGAGGAGCGCAAGGTCCCCGAGAGCCTCGTTCCCGGGGAATGGACCGCGGGTACGCAGCCCTTCCCAACCAGGCCGCCGCCGTTCGACCGCCAGGGCCTGCGCGAAAGCGACCTGATCGACTTCACACTGGAGCTGAACGCCAAGGCGCTCGAGATCTACCGGAAGACCCTCCTGGGAGGCCCAATGTTCACGCCGCCGACCCTGGCCGGCGAGAACCGGAGGGTGATGGCGCAACTCCCCGGCCAGGCCGGTGGCGCGAACTGGGGCGGTGCCGCCGTCGATCCGGACAGCGGCGTCCTGTTCGTGCCGTCGCAGACGCGCCTGGGCACGATGGCCCTCATTCCTCCGTCCGAGCGGCAGCCTTCCGACCGCGACTACCTGCCGGCGTTCACGTTCCCCGCCGGCCCGGAAGGTCTGCCCCTCGTCAAACCGCCCTGGAGCCGGCTCACCGCGATCGACCTGAACCGTGGCGAGATCGTCTGGCAGACGCCACTGGGCGACGGCCCCCGCGACCATCCGGCTCTTGCCGATCTCGACCTGGGACGGCTCGGCGCCTGGCCGCTCGCCGGTCTCACGCCAGGCTGGCCGATGGTGACCGCCACTCTTGTGTTCGTCGTCACCAGCGAACAGGTTCCCGGCACGTATCAGGAGGGGCCCGGCGGTTTCGCGTCCCGCGGCCCGTCGACCGGTTTCCTCTATGCGTTCGACAAGGCGACCGGCGAAGAGGTCTGGCGAACCGAGTTGCCCGACACGCCGGGGGGCAGCCCGATGACCTATGTCGTCTCCGGCCGTCAGTTCATCGTCGTCCCCGTCGGCAACCGCGGCCAGGAGCACTCGCTGGTCGCGTACGCGCTGCCGACCGGATAG
- a CDS encoding nitroreductase family protein has product MHADDFFELLSTARSVRRYSPEPIPDEDLARILYAASRAPSGTNRQPFRFIVLRDGPRARRARRLLGESFRRGWARKTEQEGWNRGSAADPNSPKSRVNRAIQHYVDHFEQIPAVVIACYVRYRALTHSEGASVFPACQNLFLMARALGYGVCYSGWHHAVADELREILGIPDGVELSLTITIGRPLGRHGPLRRRPIRDTVFDDCWEQGAEWISDPPDARLSKRR; this is encoded by the coding sequence ATGCACGCCGACGACTTCTTCGAACTGCTCTCCACCGCGCGCTCCGTGCGGCGCTACAGTCCCGAGCCGATCCCGGACGAGGATCTGGCGCGGATTCTCTATGCCGCGAGCCGGGCGCCGTCCGGTACGAACCGCCAGCCCTTCCGCTTCATCGTCCTCCGGGACGGACCCCGGGCGCGGCGGGCTCGCCGGTTGCTGGGCGAGTCCTTCCGCCGCGGCTGGGCCCGCAAGACGGAGCAGGAGGGCTGGAATCGCGGTTCGGCCGCCGATCCGAACTCGCCGAAGTCGAGGGTCAACCGGGCGATTCAGCACTACGTCGATCACTTCGAGCAGATCCCGGCCGTCGTCATCGCCTGCTACGTCCGCTACCGGGCGCTGACGCACTCGGAGGGCGCGTCCGTCTTCCCGGCGTGCCAGAACCTGTTCCTCATGGCGCGGGCGCTGGGCTACGGCGTCTGCTACAGCGGCTGGCACCACGCGGTGGCGGACGAACTGCGTGAGATCCTCGGGATTCCGGACGGGGTGGAGCTGTCGCTGACGATCACGATCGGTCGGCCGCTGGGGCGTCACGGCCCGCTCCGCCGGCGGCCGATTCGCGACACGGTCTTCGACGATTGCTGGGAACAGGGGGCGGAGTGGATCAGCGACCCGCCGGACGCCCGGCTCTCGAAGAGGCGTTGA
- a CDS encoding tetratricopeptide repeat protein — translation MQRTVLRLLPLAMLFVASAATAQSELDLRVQDMQGQELGPVNITITSPDGEVIKETTRKNGRIKVRLKPADEPYKLLLQKEGHPDREVEFTMTKGRDTSFAPQLWDEETMKKQKAVDAFNEGIRTIQSGDATASLPHFEEAVEFDPTIAAAYRLIAAIRYDLGQNEEAFEPLNKYLELEPLPLEFAPMAFSVFLAVGDARAEEYKTASVDAGMGAQIAPDVFSQGVAAVRAGDDEGAVTLFTEAASLDPNLFQAYRNIGTIHFNNQNWEPALEALGRTLELDPGNNEALRMTFFSYALQGNLEDSIEAGKAWIEANPTAGRQVQHQAEQLFNDEVYGNAKLYDQSLIAWDDNHPRAHFRLGVIYRRSADSGPAREHLTKYLASAPEDEDVKDLARAHYELGILAVNASDAATAREHLSKSLELDPEGEYADVARAALEQL, via the coding sequence ATGCAGAGAACCGTCCTTCGACTCCTTCCCCTGGCGATGCTCTTCGTCGCCTCGGCAGCGACCGCTCAGAGTGAACTGGACCTGCGGGTTCAGGACATGCAGGGGCAGGAACTCGGCCCCGTGAACATCACGATCACGTCGCCCGACGGCGAGGTCATCAAGGAAACCACCCGGAAGAACGGTCGCATCAAGGTCCGCCTCAAACCGGCTGACGAACCCTACAAGCTCCTGCTTCAGAAGGAAGGCCATCCCGACCGGGAGGTCGAGTTCACGATGACCAAGGGCCGTGACACGTCGTTCGCGCCGCAGCTCTGGGACGAGGAAACGATGAAGAAGCAGAAGGCGGTCGACGCCTTCAATGAGGGGATTCGGACAATTCAGAGCGGCGATGCCACGGCCTCCCTGCCTCACTTCGAGGAGGCGGTGGAGTTCGATCCGACGATTGCCGCCGCCTATCGCCTGATCGCCGCGATCCGGTACGACCTCGGACAGAACGAAGAAGCCTTCGAACCGCTGAACAAGTACCTCGAGTTGGAGCCGCTGCCTCTCGAGTTCGCGCCAATGGCGTTCAGCGTGTTCCTTGCCGTCGGCGACGCTCGGGCGGAGGAGTACAAGACGGCCTCGGTCGATGCGGGAATGGGAGCGCAGATTGCTCCGGACGTGTTTTCCCAGGGTGTTGCGGCAGTCCGGGCAGGCGACGATGAAGGCGCCGTCACCCTCTTCACCGAGGCGGCCTCACTCGATCCCAACCTCTTCCAGGCATACCGGAACATCGGCACGATCCACTTCAACAACCAGAACTGGGAACCGGCGCTGGAAGCGTTGGGCCGCACGCTGGAACTGGATCCGGGGAACAACGAGGCGCTGCGGATGACGTTCTTCAGCTACGCGCTGCAGGGCAACCTGGAAGATTCGATCGAGGCCGGTAAGGCCTGGATCGAGGCGAACCCGACCGCGGGCCGTCAGGTGCAGCACCAGGCCGAGCAGCTCTTCAACGACGAGGTCTACGGTAATGCGAAGCTCTACGACCAGTCCCTGATCGCGTGGGACGACAACCACCCGCGCGCCCACTTCCGGCTCGGTGTGATCTACCGTCGCAGCGCCGATTCCGGCCCGGCCAGGGAACACCTGACGAAGTACCTGGCATCGGCGCCGGAAGACGAGGACGTCAAGGACCTGGCGAGAGCGCACTACGAACTCGGGATCCTCGCGGTGAACGCGAGCGACGCGGCCACGGCCCGCGAGCACCTGAGCAAGTCGCTCGAGCTCGATCCGGAGGGCGAGTACGCGGACGTGGCCCGCGCTGCCCTCGAGCAGTTGTAG
- a CDS encoding succinate dehydrogenase/fumarate reductase iron-sulfur subunit: MAATQFRIWRQDGAEGEGGYRDYTTEVTEGMVVLDAVHQIQAESANDLAVRWNCKAGKCGSCSAEVNGNPRLMCMTRMSDLPTDRPVTVEPMRAFPVIRDLVCDVSWNYEVKKKIEPFEPRPPDAEDGTWRIDQEDVERVQEFRKCIECFLCQDVCHVLRDHHLHDEFVGPRFFVYNAALEMHPLDTRDRLASLKQDEGIGYCNITKCCTKVCPEHITITDNAIIPLKERVVSEFYDPLKKLFRVFSGGSRA, from the coding sequence ATGGCCGCGACGCAGTTCAGGATCTGGCGCCAGGACGGCGCCGAAGGCGAGGGCGGCTACCGCGACTACACGACGGAAGTCACCGAGGGCATGGTCGTCCTGGACGCGGTTCACCAGATCCAGGCCGAATCCGCGAACGACCTCGCCGTGCGCTGGAACTGCAAGGCAGGCAAGTGCGGGTCCTGCTCGGCGGAGGTCAATGGCAACCCCCGTCTCATGTGCATGACGCGGATGAGCGACCTGCCGACGGACCGGCCGGTGACGGTCGAACCGATGCGCGCGTTCCCGGTGATCCGGGATCTCGTCTGCGACGTGTCCTGGAACTACGAGGTCAAGAAGAAGATCGAGCCCTTCGAGCCCAGGCCGCCCGATGCCGAGGACGGTACCTGGCGGATCGACCAGGAGGACGTGGAGCGGGTCCAGGAGTTCCGCAAGTGCATCGAGTGCTTCCTGTGCCAGGACGTCTGCCACGTGCTGCGGGACCACCACCTCCACGACGAGTTCGTCGGCCCCCGTTTCTTCGTCTACAACGCGGCGCTCGAGATGCATCCCCTCGACACGCGGGACCGACTCGCGTCACTGAAGCAGGACGAGGGGATCGGCTACTGCAACATCACGAAGTGCTGCACGAAGGTCTGCCCCGAGCACATCACGATCACCGACAATGCGATCATTCCGCTCAAGGAGCGGGTCGTGTCGGAGTTCTACGACCCGCTGAAGAAGCTGTTCCGGGTGTTCTCGGGCGGTTCGCGGGCGTAA
- a CDS encoding fumarate reductase/succinate dehydrogenase flavoprotein subunit, protein MEQTPYDYDVLVVGAGGAGLRAAIEASAKGASCGVICKSLLGKAHTVMAEGGMAAAIGNVDERDDWKVHVTDTLRGGQYLSNPKMAEIHAKEAPARALELEAWGALFDRTKDGRILQRNFGGHRYPRLAHVGDRTGLEMIRTLQDHGIHRGIDFHMEYTVFRLLLDDGRVSGALAYDRERGRFRVYRAKSVVLATGGIGRAFKITSNSWEYTGDGHTLAYDAGADLIDMEFVQFHPTGMVWPPSVRGILVTEGVRGEGGILLNSDGERFLFDEIPALYKDQTADSAEEGWRYVVGDRDARRPPELLTRDHVARCIVNQIKAGKGSPHGGVYLDIAWIKEKISNSEEHIRKKLPSMYHQFKELAGLDITKERMEVGPTTHYVMGGVRVDAESQMSSVPGLYAAGECAAGLHGANRLGGNSLSDLLVFGKRAGEYAAAFASEQGDVRLDEGAVDTGMMEALEPLEREGGEGPYQIQHELQDLMQEKVGIVRIESELEEAIEEIGRLSERARAVSAPGNREYNPGWHTALDLHPLLVVSEAVARAGLMRRESRGAQFRDDYPQKDEHFGKVIVRVAKGADGEMVVEEVPVEPMSDELTRLVEEMG, encoded by the coding sequence ATGGAGCAGACACCCTACGATTACGACGTGCTGGTGGTCGGCGCGGGCGGCGCCGGGCTGCGCGCCGCGATCGAAGCGTCGGCCAAGGGCGCGTCCTGCGGCGTGATCTGCAAGTCCCTGCTCGGCAAGGCCCACACGGTGATGGCCGAAGGCGGCATGGCGGCCGCGATCGGCAACGTGGACGAACGCGACGATTGGAAGGTCCACGTCACGGACACCCTTCGCGGCGGCCAGTACCTGAGCAACCCGAAGATGGCGGAGATCCACGCGAAGGAAGCGCCGGCGCGGGCGCTGGAACTCGAGGCCTGGGGTGCCCTGTTCGACCGGACGAAGGACGGGCGCATCCTGCAGCGGAACTTCGGCGGTCACCGCTATCCGCGCCTGGCTCACGTCGGCGACAGGACGGGGCTCGAGATGATCCGGACCCTGCAGGATCACGGCATCCACCGCGGCATCGACTTCCACATGGAGTACACGGTCTTCCGGCTGCTGCTGGACGACGGCCGGGTGTCCGGGGCCCTCGCCTACGACCGGGAGCGCGGCCGGTTCCGGGTGTACCGGGCGAAGTCGGTCGTGCTGGCCACCGGCGGCATCGGCCGTGCCTTCAAGATCACGAGCAACAGTTGGGAGTACACCGGCGACGGCCACACGCTGGCCTACGACGCCGGCGCCGATCTGATCGACATGGAGTTCGTCCAGTTCCACCCGACGGGCATGGTCTGGCCTCCGAGCGTGCGCGGCATCCTGGTCACCGAGGGCGTGCGCGGCGAGGGCGGGATCCTCCTGAACTCGGACGGTGAACGGTTCCTGTTCGACGAGATCCCGGCTCTCTACAAGGATCAGACCGCGGACAGCGCCGAGGAGGGCTGGCGCTACGTCGTCGGCGACCGCGACGCACGCCGTCCGCCGGAGCTGCTGACGCGGGACCACGTCGCCCGCTGCATCGTGAACCAGATCAAGGCCGGCAAGGGGTCGCCGCACGGCGGCGTGTACCTGGACATCGCCTGGATCAAGGAGAAGATCAGCAACTCCGAGGAGCACATCAGGAAGAAGCTGCCGTCGATGTACCACCAGTTCAAGGAACTGGCGGGTCTCGACATCACGAAGGAGAGGATGGAAGTTGGGCCGACGACGCACTACGTGATGGGCGGTGTTCGGGTCGATGCCGAGAGCCAGATGTCGTCCGTCCCCGGCCTCTACGCCGCGGGCGAATGCGCCGCGGGGCTCCACGGCGCCAACCGGTTGGGCGGCAACTCACTCTCCGACCTGCTCGTCTTCGGCAAGCGGGCGGGTGAGTACGCGGCGGCATTCGCCAGCGAACAGGGCGACGTCCGGCTCGACGAGGGAGCGGTCGATACGGGGATGATGGAAGCTCTTGAGCCGCTCGAACGGGAAGGCGGCGAAGGGCCGTACCAGATCCAGCACGAACTCCAGGACCTGATGCAGGAGAAGGTCGGCATCGTCCGAATCGAGTCGGAACTCGAGGAGGCGATCGAAGAGATTGGCCGGCTCTCCGAACGGGCCAGGGCTGTGTCCGCACCCGGCAACCGCGAGTACAACCCGGGCTGGCACACGGCGCTCGACCTGCACCCTCTGCTGGTCGTATCCGAAGCGGTCGCCCGTGCCGGTCTGATGCGGCGCGAAAGCCGCGGCGCGCAGTTCCGGGACGACTATCCGCAGAAGGACGAACACTTCGGCAAGGTGATCGTCCGGGTCGCCAAGGGCGCCGACGGGGAGATGGTCGTGGAGGAGGTACCGGTGGAGCCGATGAGCGACGAACTGACCAGGCTGGTCGAGGAGATGGGCTGA
- a CDS encoding succinate dehydrogenase, with product MAFSAVLKRRSFGETQRQDAWWLQPGAVVVGLGLASVYATWAALQADHYHLGGYLSPLYSPEVFGLSHHAWFEGFPNWWPSFVPQSPALFILILPLGFRATCYYYRGAYYKAFWADPPACAVGEPRNAYRGENSFPLIVQNIHRYFLFAMMAWIFVFFPIDVYRGFVFETASGGHAFGIGVGSFVLLINWLLLSGYALGCHSTRHVIGGFRNVMAGKPFQSACYRCVSCLNRRHMAWAWFSLIWVTFSDIYVRLCSMGVWTDFRLV from the coding sequence ATGGCTTTCTCCGCCGTGCTGAAGCGGCGATCGTTCGGTGAGACGCAGCGTCAGGACGCCTGGTGGCTGCAGCCAGGCGCCGTTGTCGTGGGTCTCGGTCTCGCAAGCGTCTACGCGACCTGGGCGGCGCTTCAGGCCGATCACTACCACTTGGGCGGCTACCTGTCGCCGCTGTACTCGCCCGAGGTCTTCGGCCTCTCGCACCATGCCTGGTTCGAGGGCTTCCCGAACTGGTGGCCGAGTTTCGTTCCCCAGTCGCCGGCGCTGTTCATTCTGATCCTGCCGCTGGGATTCCGCGCCACCTGCTACTACTACCGGGGCGCGTACTACAAGGCATTCTGGGCCGATCCGCCGGCCTGCGCGGTCGGCGAGCCGCGGAACGCCTACCGGGGGGAGAACTCCTTCCCGCTGATCGTCCAGAACATCCACCGCTACTTCCTGTTCGCGATGATGGCCTGGATCTTCGTGTTCTTCCCGATCGACGTGTACCGGGGGTTCGTGTTCGAGACCGCGTCCGGCGGCCATGCCTTCGGCATCGGCGTCGGCAGCTTCGTCCTCCTGATCAACTGGCTGCTGCTGAGCGGCTACGCCCTGGGCTGCCACTCGACGCGCCACGTGATCGGCGGCTTCCGCAACGTGATGGCGGGGAAGCCGTTCCAGAGCGCCTGCTACCGCTGCGTCTCCTGCCTGAACCGCCGGCACATGGCCTGGGCCTGGTTCAGCCTGATCTGGGTCACCTTCTCCGACATCTATGTCCGGCTCTGTTCGATGGGCGTCTGGACGGACTTCAGGCTCGTCTGA
- a CDS encoding M14 family zinc carboxypeptidase, with product MTRILALSAVLAATGALPAQELEQPDGARVVRAYFDDRLVAARAVMSLDALESEYEKGYIVLRATDEDIETARQAGMRIVEDDEYVSVALPSEPPADVVEGTIAGFPCYRTVEQTYESARAITRAHPKLASWRWAGRSWKKTRRHPDGHTLYVLRLTNSETPGPKPALFITAALHAREYTTAELALRFAEHLVDSYETDADVRWLLDYQEVHIMMQANPDGRKRAEEGLLWRKNHNTRHCPHSWAGVDLNRNFDFKWGESGSSTNECSTVYRGLSAASEPETQAIQTYMARLFPDARGPGDYAATSSRTSGVVLDIHSHGRLILWPWGHVHDPAPNGTALQTLGRKLAYFNGYTPLQAVGFYPTSGTTDDYGYGVLGRASFTYELGTTFFQGCSRFENSILDDNLESLIYAFKVARTPYRTPAGPDVRNLSLSGGASTTGVAAGTAVTLSATFDDTRYENSNGFEPTQNIAAGEYYVDAPPWARGSTARAMYAADRDFDSRTENAGATIDTTGLSAGQHSVFVRARDSDSNWGAVSAIFLQVAAAQPPPTEDEGSCEPDRETLCLQDSRYAVTVEWRKPDGETGVAGVVAAARTNDSGLLTFFSRNNWEILVKVLDGCALNGHVWVYAASTTDLGYTIRVTDTLTETVKEYENEPGVPAPTITDATAFPDGCRPP from the coding sequence ATGACCCGCATCCTCGCCCTGTCCGCCGTTCTCGCGGCCACCGGCGCGCTGCCGGCGCAGGAGCTCGAGCAGCCCGATGGCGCCCGGGTCGTGCGCGCCTACTTCGACGATCGGCTGGTCGCCGCCAGAGCGGTCATGTCGCTCGATGCTCTCGAGTCGGAGTACGAGAAGGGCTACATCGTCCTGCGAGCCACCGACGAGGACATCGAAACCGCCCGCCAAGCCGGAATGCGGATCGTCGAAGACGACGAGTACGTTTCCGTCGCGCTCCCCTCCGAGCCGCCAGCGGACGTCGTAGAAGGAACGATCGCGGGGTTCCCGTGCTATCGCACCGTGGAGCAAACCTACGAGAGTGCGCGGGCGATCACCCGTGCACACCCGAAACTCGCCTCCTGGAGATGGGCCGGAAGATCGTGGAAGAAAACGCGGAGGCACCCCGATGGCCACACCTTGTATGTGCTGCGCCTGACGAACTCGGAAACCCCGGGTCCGAAGCCGGCCCTCTTCATCACCGCAGCGCTCCACGCCCGGGAGTACACGACCGCCGAACTCGCCCTGCGCTTCGCCGAGCACCTTGTGGACTCCTACGAGACGGACGCCGACGTGCGCTGGCTACTGGACTACCAGGAAGTCCACATCATGATGCAGGCGAATCCGGACGGGAGGAAACGCGCCGAGGAGGGTCTGCTCTGGCGCAAGAACCACAACACGCGCCACTGTCCCCATTCATGGGCAGGAGTCGACCTGAACCGCAACTTCGACTTCAAGTGGGGGGAGTCGGGCTCCAGCACCAACGAGTGCAGCACCGTGTACCGGGGCCTGTCGGCAGCCTCCGAGCCGGAGACGCAGGCGATCCAGACCTACATGGCGAGGCTGTTCCCCGACGCTCGCGGACCCGGCGACTACGCTGCGACGTCAAGCCGCACATCGGGCGTCGTCCTCGACATTCACAGCCATGGGCGTCTCATCCTCTGGCCCTGGGGTCACGTACACGACCCGGCGCCCAACGGCACGGCGCTCCAGACCCTCGGCCGGAAGCTCGCGTACTTCAACGGCTATACGCCGCTTCAAGCCGTCGGGTTCTACCCGACGAGCGGCACGACCGATGACTACGGGTACGGCGTGCTCGGCCGTGCCTCCTTTACTTACGAACTGGGCACGACGTTCTTCCAGGGCTGCAGCCGATTCGAGAACTCGATTCTGGACGACAACCTGGAGTCCCTTATCTACGCCTTCAAGGTGGCACGGACGCCGTACCGAACCCCCGCCGGTCCAGATGTTCGCAACCTGAGTCTGAGCGGTGGCGCGTCGACGACCGGCGTCGCGGCCGGAACGGCCGTCACGCTGTCAGCGACCTTCGACGACACCCGCTACGAGAACAGCAACGGCTTCGAACCGACGCAGAACATCGCGGCCGGCGAGTACTACGTCGACGCGCCGCCCTGGGCGCGGGGTAGCACTGCGAGGGCCATGTACGCGGCCGATCGCGACTTCGACAGCCGCACGGAGAACGCGGGTGCCACCATCGACACGACCGGTCTGAGCGCCGGTCAACATAGTGTCTTCGTGCGGGCAAGAGACAGCGACAGCAACTGGGGCGCCGTCAGCGCGATCTTCCTGCAGGTTGCCGCCGCCCAGCCGCCGCCGACGGAAGACGAAGGGTCATGTGAGCCGGACCGGGAAACGCTCTGCCTTCAGGATTCACGTTACGCCGTGACCGTGGAGTGGAGAAAGCCGGACGGCGAAACCGGCGTGGCCGGTGTGGTGGCCGCCGCAAGAACGAACGACTCGGGGCTGCTCACCTTCTTCAGCCGGAACAACTGGGAGATCCTGGTCAAGGTGCTGGACGGCTGTGCCCTGAACGGTCACGTCTGGGTGTACGCCGCCTCGACGACGGACCTCGGCTACACGATCCGCGTCACGGACACGTTGACGGAGACGGTGAAGGAGTACGAGAACGAACCGGGCGTGCCAGCGCCGACGATCACCGACGCGACCGCTTTCCCGGACGGCTGCCGCCCACCATAG